ACTCCGATTTTTTGTCCAAGCCCCTTGCGGAGCTCTAATACCAAATGTACGTGAGAAACAGGATGAATGTAGAATTCAGTAGTTTGAGATTTGAAACCTCTAATTCATTCAATCACACAAGGTATTAATACAAACTGGCTCACTTTAACAAGTAACTAACAGCTGAAATCTAACTATAActtttatcaacaaaaaaaagaaatctaACTATAACTAAGTAAGGCCTTAACAAGCTAAAACTTACAAGAAACCATACAATACAATTGTACTGACAATTAAACTGAAACTTCTATCATAGATTTCACTCAAATTTGAAACTAGAATCCCAAGATCACTACcgcaaaaaatgaaaatataaagttATGAAACGAACCATAGTCAATTTCGGGATCAGcatattttgaattttcgtattgttttgtaaaaaacaatgcaaaataactgattaaaaaaagaagagagcAAGTAACGTGGTACAAAACGAGAATCACCTGGCGTGAAAAGCCAGAGGAACCAGCTCCGACAACGGCGTAGCCACCGGCGACGGAGCCGGAGAGTTCCGACACATGGGACACGTGGCACTCACACGGAGCCACTCATCGACACACTCGGCGTGGAAGCAATGATGGCAGTCCGGAACGCACCGTATCGTCTCCTTCGGAAGATACTCAGATAAGCAGATGGCGCACGTGCCTTCATTGGGCTGTGGCAACCGCCTGCTCTCCCCAATAACAATCTTCGGATAGGCTTCGATCACGGGCTTTTCCAGGCCCAGTATCACAGGTCTGGGCCCGGTAGAGTCCGTGATCTCACGGTCGCTGTAGTAGTAGGAGCTACTGCGGCGGCCGTGGGCCTTGATGCGGACGCAGGCGTAGGAGGCGAGCATGATGGTGGAGATGAGGACGAGGATGCTGACGGCGATGGCAATGCCGTAGCCAAGACCGACGCCGGTGGCGGTGATGGTGACGGAAGATGGCGCAACCGCCGTGgacatgagagagaaaaagatagagagagagaggtggaaGGTGGAATTTGTGGAGTGAGTGAATGAGTTTAATGGGAAGGAGGTGAGAGTGAGACAGTTTGGAGTTGGGTTTGTGAATGAATCAGAACAGCGGATACCGCGGGAAAAAATTAAATGACTTCGGACAGTGGGACGTTGACATTAATTAAAACCAAGGAGTAATGCTGAAGATACTTAATTCTGATAATGTTTTATATTCTGTGTGTGTATTATTGTATCGTTAGATCAAGTTTTATATCTTTGTTTGGGTAAATTATTTGGGTCTGCTCTTGTTTTTAATAAGGTTAATATGAAATGTTACTTTGGTTTGAGATTCTCTAGCTCATGATTTGTCAAAGCCTAAGAGGTATATCGATAACTAGCATTTGCAGC
This portion of the Lotus japonicus ecotype B-129 chromosome 3, LjGifu_v1.2 genome encodes:
- the LOC130747873 gene encoding putative RING-H2 finger protein ATL69, producing MSTAVAPSSVTITATGVGLGYGIAIAVSILVLISTIMLASYACVRIKAHGRRSSSYYYSDREITDSTGPRPVILGLEKPVIEAYPKIVIGESRRLPQPNEGTCAICLSEYLPKETIRCVPDCHHCFHAECVDEWLRVSATCPMCRNSPAPSPVATPLSELVPLAFHAR